The following proteins are co-located in the Sporohalobacter salinus genome:
- a CDS encoding GumC family protein, with protein MNQNEEFAEYEIDLREYIEILWKGKWIIFGLVMVSSLAAGIISQFVMIPVYQTEAEFLAPSFTLLSGRQLKKQDYLSFIGKNQIKKRIVDKFDLKEGNPDFSIKNLDEDLTLNTEEGQKLVKLQFRNSDPQLAKEILNFWVDSFQKRVNTFINKQDNDYLQSLKTSMKENQEHQERVLSKWTAFQKKVNLSLLTSQLEKKEDRLVAIEKRINNLKIKTRKLNKRYKKVIEQVKGTDKFIVLKEVVSDSSLRKLKSIISIPEELNNLTTEREEINTQYNELVSKKLDLEQQLTSHRLELKLLKEEKSNLEQEIMNLQRKTANFKQQKRSLENKLKIADKNYRSAENKYTNALQKSSEKVYQIEVLNRAIQPEEPVSPNVKLNIAIASILGLMLGSFIVFSKEFLNEA; from the coding sequence ATGAATCAAAATGAGGAATTTGCTGAGTATGAAATAGACTTACGAGAATATATAGAAATATTATGGAAAGGTAAGTGGATAATCTTTGGATTAGTTATGGTATCAAGTTTAGCAGCGGGGATTATAAGTCAATTTGTTATGATACCTGTCTATCAGACAGAAGCTGAATTTTTAGCTCCTTCGTTTACTTTGTTAAGTGGACGGCAATTGAAAAAACAAGATTACTTATCTTTTATAGGTAAGAATCAAATTAAGAAAAGGATAGTTGATAAATTTGATTTAAAAGAAGGCAATCCTGATTTTTCTATTAAAAATCTTGATGAAGATCTTACTTTAAATACAGAAGAAGGTCAAAAGTTAGTGAAACTTCAATTCAGAAATTCTGATCCGCAGTTAGCTAAAGAGATATTAAATTTTTGGGTTGATTCATTTCAAAAGAGAGTAAATACTTTTATAAATAAGCAAGATAATGATTATTTACAGAGTTTAAAGACTTCTATGAAAGAGAATCAAGAACATCAAGAAAGAGTTTTAAGTAAATGGACTGCTTTTCAAAAGAAAGTCAATTTAAGTTTGCTTACTTCACAATTAGAGAAGAAAGAAGATAGGTTAGTTGCAATTGAAAAAAGAATTAACAATTTGAAAATAAAAACTAGAAAATTAAACAAAAGATATAAAAAAGTAATAGAACAAGTTAAAGGTACTGATAAATTTATAGTACTTAAAGAAGTGGTTAGTGATAGTAGTCTTCGTAAATTAAAGTCTATAATTTCGATTCCAGAGGAATTAAATAATTTGACTACAGAAAGAGAAGAAATTAATACACAGTATAATGAATTAGTAAGCAAGAAATTAGATTTGGAACAGCAACTAACTTCACATCGATTAGAATTGAAATTATTGAAAGAAGAAAAAAGTAATTTAGAGCAAGAAATAATGAATTTGCAGCGAAAGACCGCTAATTTCAAACAACAAAAGAGATCATTAGAAAACAAATTGAAAATAGCAGATAAAAATTATCGTTCAGCTGAGAATAAATATACTAATGCTTTACAGAAATCAAGTGAAAAAGTTTATCAGATTGAAGTGTTGAATAGAGCTATTCAACCAGAAGAACCTGTTAGTCCTAATGTCAAGCTTAATATAGCTATTGCTAGTATATTGGGGTTAATGTTAGGAAGCTTTATAGTCTTTTCTAAAGAATTTTTAAATGAAGCATAA
- a CDS encoding SpoIID/LytB domain-containing protein produces the protein MIKDKGKLNLIIIGVAFCLIAFAVTFVFKAENQDINAAQQYNLDKLEQKAKAFYYQGSYQKSMKLYQEVIDKSNTRVDTHKDLAVVYEAIGDYKAAVNEYKTVLSMTSEEHLVYYDLGELYYNLGDYNKALENIKKAVKHIEDKSILKLAYLKLAKIYKQQADYHSALSAVKQVLEFDPNSAMAYYYSGQINDKLDQTKKAVADYKQALEKDGSFVEAQLYLANDYFKLGRYKEAKKLYKKILERSDKFKLAQMKLDKIKDIKPDLFKTPEQEQISEEEKRKKLLNKEVTFAQIDPVETEEDLPELRIGLAEDREYLAFRVDADFVIKDKASKKVLFKGEADKPWQFKITDAGELSLFDKSGKLRKKLTKPVIIEAKQDNVPILLHNINYGQGYYWAGKEDRQYRGEIELKITGDTFTIINLVNLEAYLYSVVPSEMSASWPIAALKAQTVAARSYTLFHLGRHGYEGYDLCSTVHCAAYSGITKEHHRAIQAVNETVGEVLTYKGRPINAVYSANSGGRTESSAAVWGGAVPYLQGASTTLAVTEGKDFRENFPLDPYQLQNWISTVPKSYSGHLEYGRANRYRWQRVIRADEIAAKLDIGKIKKIVPTARAKGGTIKALKLIGTKGEKVIDRGLRSFFGGLRSNRFVVRSEYDHGEFPVNFIFYGGGWGHNVGMDQIAAANMAHSDYSYDEILFHFYTGVELTDKY, from the coding sequence TTGATTAAAGATAAAGGGAAACTAAATTTAATAATTATTGGAGTAGCGTTTTGTTTAATAGCCTTTGCTGTAACTTTTGTCTTTAAGGCAGAAAATCAAGATATTAATGCAGCTCAGCAATATAACTTAGATAAGTTAGAGCAGAAAGCAAAGGCATTTTATTACCAGGGATCATATCAAAAGAGCATGAAATTATATCAAGAAGTAATAGATAAGAGTAATACTAGAGTGGACACTCATAAGGATTTAGCTGTAGTTTATGAAGCGATAGGTGATTATAAGGCAGCAGTTAATGAATATAAAACAGTACTTTCTATGACCTCTGAGGAGCACTTAGTTTATTATGACTTAGGTGAACTTTATTACAATTTGGGAGATTATAATAAAGCGCTGGAGAATATTAAGAAAGCGGTTAAGCATATAGAAGATAAGTCAATTTTAAAGTTGGCTTATTTAAAATTAGCTAAGATTTATAAACAGCAAGCGGACTATCATTCGGCATTGTCTGCAGTTAAGCAGGTGTTAGAGTTTGATCCTAATTCAGCAATGGCTTATTATTATTCAGGGCAGATAAATGATAAGTTAGATCAGACTAAAAAGGCAGTAGCTGATTATAAACAGGCTCTTGAAAAAGACGGTAGTTTTGTTGAGGCCCAATTATATTTAGCTAATGACTACTTTAAGTTAGGGAGATATAAAGAAGCTAAAAAGTTATATAAAAAGATTTTAGAGCGAAGTGATAAATTTAAATTAGCTCAAATGAAATTAGATAAAATAAAAGATATTAAGCCAGATTTATTTAAGACACCAGAACAAGAGCAGATAAGTGAAGAAGAAAAGAGAAAGAAGTTGTTAAATAAAGAGGTAACATTTGCTCAGATAGATCCAGTTGAAACTGAAGAGGATTTGCCGGAATTAAGAATTGGCTTAGCTGAAGATAGAGAGTATCTAGCTTTTAGAGTAGATGCTGATTTTGTAATTAAAGATAAGGCTAGTAAGAAGGTTCTGTTTAAAGGGGAGGCCGACAAGCCTTGGCAGTTTAAAATTACAGATGCAGGGGAGCTTAGTTTATTTGACAAATCGGGCAAGTTAAGAAAAAAATTAACGAAGCCGGTAATTATTGAAGCTAAGCAGGATAATGTTCCTATTTTACTTCATAATATTAATTATGGTCAAGGTTATTACTGGGCTGGCAAAGAGGATAGGCAGTATAGAGGAGAAATTGAGCTCAAGATTACTGGAGACACATTTACAATAATTAATTTAGTTAATCTAGAAGCTTATCTTTACTCAGTAGTACCGTCAGAAATGTCAGCTTCTTGGCCTATAGCAGCTTTGAAAGCACAGACAGTAGCAGCTAGAAGTTATACTTTATTTCATTTAGGGAGACATGGTTATGAAGGTTATGATCTCTGTTCTACTGTTCACTGTGCAGCTTACAGTGGAATTACAAAAGAGCATCATCGGGCAATTCAAGCAGTAAATGAAACAGTTGGTGAAGTATTAACCTATAAAGGACGCCCGATTAATGCTGTTTACAGTGCTAACTCTGGCGGGCGAACAGAGAGTAGTGCTGCCGTTTGGGGAGGGGCTGTTCCTTATCTACAGGGGGCTTCAACCACCTTAGCTGTAACAGAAGGAAAAGACTTTCGAGAAAACTTTCCTCTCGATCCTTATCAGTTGCAGAACTGGATATCGACTGTGCCTAAATCTTATTCAGGTCATTTAGAGTATGGACGGGCTAATCGATACCGCTGGCAGAGAGTGATTAGAGCTGATGAGATTGCTGCTAAATTAGATATTGGTAAGATCAAAAAAATAGTACCGACAGCTAGAGCAAAGGGCGGTACTATTAAAGCCTTGAAGTTAATAGGTACTAAAGGAGAAAAAGTTATTGATAGAGGATTGCGTTCCTTTTTTGGCGGGCTGCGAAGTAATAGATTTGTAGTACGTTCTGAATATGATCATGGTGAGTTTCCAGTTAACTTTATCTTCTATGGTGGTGGTTGGGGACATAATGTTGGTATGGATCAGATAGCAGCAGCTAATATGGCCCATTCTGACTATAGCTATGATGAAATTCTATTTCATTTTTATACAGGAGTTGAATTAACAGATAAATATTAA
- a CDS encoding PHP domain-containing protein, with amino-acid sequence MKKVDLHLHTTASDGSYTPEELVEKAVEMGLETIAVSDHDTVAGIGPALAAAKGVDLEVVSGVELTTYVGQEEVHILGYCFDYLDQDLLVELNKLKEARKNRGKKIVEKLNKLGLDLEWEKVTEVAGSGAVGRPHIARALVNEGYVDDISAAFDNYIADQGPAYVPKTQLTPKEAIEIINKAGGIAVLAHPGHLSTNELVIEIIESGIDGIEAYYSGHDEEETEKYIKLATRYDLLITGGSDCHGPKIKEGILLGTVDIPRQVVDNLKSTYRDIHDITLIDFEKYLNLYPETSGLYPDKLQEIGDKYHDKGYLTKEELHNLAYLNSTRSSYHVKKNSPDRIKKITEIAYNLTDEFSQLTLLTGLLGVGIPTASAILTSLDENNHTVIDTRVWATLYHMGYFDKEKESFNADDYIRIINIVRRLANKTGLTTAEIGYALFAYDVEHRKGTLH; translated from the coding sequence ATGAAGAAGGTAGATTTACATTTACATACTACAGCTTCTGATGGTTCCTATACACCAGAAGAGCTAGTGGAGAAAGCAGTAGAGATGGGGTTAGAGACTATAGCTGTTTCCGATCATGATACAGTAGCTGGAATTGGTCCGGCATTGGCTGCTGCTAAAGGAGTAGATTTAGAAGTTGTTTCCGGTGTGGAACTTACTACTTACGTCGGTCAGGAAGAAGTTCATATTTTAGGTTACTGTTTTGATTATCTTGATCAGGATTTATTAGTAGAATTAAATAAACTGAAGGAAGCTAGAAAAAATCGCGGTAAGAAGATAGTTGAGAAGCTAAATAAATTAGGTTTAGATCTTGAGTGGGAAAAAGTAACAGAGGTAGCTGGTTCAGGTGCTGTAGGTAGACCACATATTGCTCGGGCTTTGGTTAATGAAGGATATGTAGATGATATTTCCGCCGCCTTTGATAATTATATTGCTGACCAGGGGCCAGCTTATGTACCCAAGACACAGTTGACTCCTAAGGAGGCAATTGAGATCATTAATAAAGCTGGTGGGATTGCAGTTTTGGCTCATCCCGGTCATCTATCAACAAATGAATTAGTAATTGAAATTATTGAAAGTGGTATTGATGGTATCGAAGCTTACTATTCTGGGCATGATGAAGAAGAAACAGAGAAATATATTAAGTTAGCAACTAGATATGATCTATTAATCACCGGCGGTTCTGATTGTCATGGACCTAAGATTAAAGAAGGGATCTTACTAGGAACAGTTGATATTCCTAGACAAGTTGTCGATAATCTTAAGTCTACCTATAGAGATATACATGATATTACGTTAATAGATTTTGAAAAATATTTAAATTTGTATCCAGAGACTTCAGGTCTATATCCGGATAAATTGCAGGAAATAGGTGACAAGTATCATGATAAAGGTTATCTTACTAAAGAGGAATTGCATAATTTGGCTTATTTAAATTCTACTCGTAGTTCATATCATGTCAAGAAGAACTCGCCAGATCGGATAAAGAAAATAACCGAGATTGCCTATAATCTAACTGATGAGTTTTCACAGTTGACCCTTTTGACAGGATTGCTAGGGGTAGGAATTCCAACAGCTTCAGCAATTTTGACTAGTCTAGATGAGAATAATCATACTGTAATAGATACTAGAGTATGGGCTACCCTTTATCATATGGGGTATTTTGATAAGGAAAAAGAATCCTTTAATGCCGATGATTATATTAGAATTATAAATATTGTGAGGAGACTGGCCAATAAAACAGGATTAACTACAGCCGAGATTGGTTATGCTCTTTTTGCTTACGACGTAGAACATAGAAAAGGCACTCTTCACTAA
- a CDS encoding HD-GYP domain-containing protein → MRKVLTEDLEAGMKVAKPLYLSDGTVLLNAGVILKDSYIEQLKERNIPAVFIIDENLPEVEVPEVISDQTKLQATQTLRECMNDISLGTKLNARKVKKAVNDIVDEITSKNHVVVHLNDIRAYDDYTFGHSVNVTSLAILTGMSMGYNKLELRDLGVGALLHDIGKITVDEGILLKPDSLTDEEFAEIQKHTRRGYEIIRDTEGISSCSAHVAFQHHERMNGSGYPRGLQGDEILEFAQIAAVVDVYDAVTCDRVYRDAFAPHEALELLEDMMQAELNHEIVQIFFENVAIYPIGTLVELNNGEIGIVVDVNKEDLSSPVIRLIKEDDEIEEIDLMHNEEIEIKEVITDSKRSEYIED, encoded by the coding sequence ATGAGAAAAGTCTTAACTGAAGATTTAGAGGCGGGAATGAAAGTAGCCAAGCCATTATATTTATCAGATGGTACCGTCTTGTTGAATGCTGGGGTTATACTAAAAGATAGCTATATTGAGCAGTTGAAGGAACGTAATATACCAGCGGTCTTTATTATTGATGAAAATCTACCAGAAGTAGAAGTGCCAGAAGTAATTTCTGACCAAACAAAATTACAGGCAACACAAACGCTTCGAGAATGTATGAATGATATTAGTCTAGGTACTAAACTTAACGCCCGAAAAGTAAAGAAAGCAGTTAATGATATTGTTGATGAAATAACTTCAAAGAATCATGTTGTAGTTCATTTAAATGATATTAGGGCTTATGATGATTATACTTTTGGACATTCAGTAAATGTAACTTCCCTAGCTATTTTAACTGGTATGAGTATGGGCTATAATAAATTAGAACTACGTGATCTCGGAGTTGGAGCTTTATTACATGATATAGGTAAGATTACAGTTGATGAAGGTATTCTATTAAAACCAGATAGCCTAACTGACGAAGAATTTGCCGAAATTCAAAAACATACTCGGCGTGGTTACGAGATTATAAGAGATACCGAAGGTATTAGTTCCTGCTCGGCTCATGTAGCCTTTCAGCATCATGAACGAATGAATGGATCTGGTTATCCGCGTGGACTTCAAGGTGATGAAATATTAGAGTTTGCTCAGATTGCGGCAGTGGTTGATGTGTATGATGCGGTTACCTGTGATAGAGTTTATCGTGATGCCTTTGCTCCTCATGAAGCTTTAGAGTTATTAGAGGATATGATGCAGGCTGAGTTAAATCATGAAATTGTGCAAATTTTCTTTGAAAATGTAGCTATTTATCCGATTGGCACTTTAGTTGAATTAAATAATGGAGAGATAGGAATAGTAGTAGATGTCAACAAAGAAGATTTGTCGTCTCCAGTAATTAGATTAATTAAAGAAGATGATGAAATTGAAGAGATAGATTTAATGCATAATGAAGAAATAGAAATTAAGGAAGTAATAACTGATAGTAAGAGAAGCGAATATATAGAGGATTGA
- a CDS encoding D-glycero-alpha-D-manno-heptose-1,7-bisphosphate 7-phosphatase: MQNLDDIGVFMDRDGTVSKEIGYVNHAERFELLPRTSAAVKLLNNIGVKAILATNQAGVARGYFPEERIKEVHEKLESLLAADDAYFDAVYYCKHHPDVGEGEYCKDCNCRKPKPGMLKEAAKDLDLDLEKSYMIGDKISDVEMAKRVGATGILVLTGYGQGVYEHDRKSWSVEPDYIADDLFDAIDWILKGLGIWES; the protein is encoded by the coding sequence ATGCAGAATCTAGATGATATAGGAGTATTTATGGATCGTGATGGGACAGTAAGTAAAGAGATAGGTTATGTCAATCATGCTGAGCGATTTGAATTATTACCGCGTACCAGTGCTGCTGTTAAATTATTGAATAATATAGGTGTCAAAGCTATTTTAGCTACTAATCAGGCAGGAGTAGCACGGGGGTATTTTCCAGAAGAAAGGATTAAAGAAGTGCATGAAAAATTAGAATCTCTTCTGGCTGCAGATGATGCTTATTTTGATGCGGTTTATTATTGTAAACATCACCCTGATGTAGGGGAAGGCGAATATTGTAAAGACTGTAATTGTCGTAAGCCTAAACCGGGCATGTTAAAAGAAGCAGCTAAAGACCTAGATTTGGATTTAGAAAAATCTTATATGATTGGTGATAAAATTAGTGATGTAGAGATGGCTAAACGGGTCGGAGCAACAGGAATTTTAGTTTTGACTGGTTATGGGCAGGGCGTTTATGAACATGATCGGAAGAGTTGGTCAGTAGAACCAGATTATATAGCAGATGATTTATTTGATGCTATAGATTGGATCTTAAAGGGGTTAGGTATATGGGAGAGTTAA
- a CDS encoding bifunctional heptose 7-phosphate kinase/heptose 1-phosphate adenyltransferase gives MGELISYLPKFSQQKILVVGDIIADEFIEGEPERLSREAPVLILNHNNRSILPGGGTNAANNVAALDGQVYLAGVIGNDSLGVQLKDYLAEQSIKTDGLIVDDTRPTSVKTRILAGGGQTVKQQVVRVDKLKKSDIDSEIEDKLLDYIEQVLPQMDAIILSDYGNGVLTPRVKQEVIRLGNEADKIIAVDSRYELMSFENITIATPNKEETEKALGIKLDSKEKIDEAGRRLLEEMEADAILITLGGDGMAIFDRNGLKKHISAVNYTEIFDVTGAGDTVIGTLVLALASEADLVSAMRLANHAAGIVIRKTGVATTSCQELEKYLTE, from the coding sequence ATGGGAGAGTTAATATCTTATTTACCTAAATTTTCTCAACAGAAGATCTTAGTAGTTGGTGATATTATTGCTGATGAATTTATTGAAGGAGAGCCAGAACGTCTTTCACGTGAAGCGCCGGTCTTAATTTTAAATCATAATAATCGTTCAATTTTACCCGGCGGCGGTACTAATGCAGCTAATAATGTTGCTGCTTTGGATGGTCAGGTGTATTTAGCTGGTGTTATCGGTAATGATAGTCTGGGAGTTCAGCTAAAGGATTATTTAGCAGAACAGAGTATCAAAACTGATGGTTTAATTGTAGATGATACTAGACCTACTTCAGTTAAGACTAGAATTTTGGCCGGCGGCGGTCAGACAGTAAAACAGCAAGTAGTTAGAGTTGATAAGCTGAAAAAATCTGATATTGATTCTGAGATTGAAGATAAGCTTTTAGATTATATTGAACAAGTGCTGCCTCAAATGGATGCAATTATTTTATCTGATTATGGCAATGGAGTTTTAACTCCGCGGGTAAAACAGGAAGTAATTAGATTAGGTAATGAAGCCGATAAAATAATAGCTGTGGATTCTAGATATGAGTTGATGAGTTTTGAGAATATAACAATTGCTACTCCTAATAAAGAAGAGACTGAGAAAGCATTAGGTATAAAATTGGATAGTAAGGAGAAAATAGATGAAGCAGGTCGACGTTTATTAGAAGAGATGGAAGCAGATGCAATCTTAATTACTCTAGGCGGAGATGGAATGGCTATATTTGATCGAAATGGATTGAAGAAACATATTTCAGCTGTGAATTATACAGAAATTTTTGATGTAACCGGTGCCGGAGATACGGTGATTGGTACTTTAGTTCTAGCTCTGGCTAGTGAAGCAGATTTAGTTTCTGCTATGCGTTTGGCCAATCATGCTGCCGGAATAGTAATTAGAAAAACAGGAGTAGCTACTACTAGTTGTCAAGAATTAGAGAAATATCTAACAGAATAG
- the rfaE2 gene encoding D-glycero-beta-D-manno-heptose 1-phosphate adenylyltransferase: protein MLEKVTGLSDLKEILHDKEDEEIVFTNGCFDILHVGHVRYLQEAKAKGDLLVVGINSDESVRQLKGKKRPIVPEMERAEMLAALEMIDYVIIFTELTAKNIISELKPDIYVKGGDYKVNELPEAEVVAEYEGRIELVKEVRGASTTNIVAEISKRY, encoded by the coding sequence ATGTTAGAGAAAGTAACTGGATTATCAGATTTGAAAGAAATTCTACATGATAAAGAAGATGAAGAGATAGTTTTTACTAACGGTTGTTTTGATATTCTGCATGTTGGTCATGTTCGGTATTTACAGGAGGCTAAGGCAAAAGGGGATCTTTTAGTTGTAGGTATTAATAGTGATGAGTCAGTACGACAATTAAAGGGCAAAAAGCGTCCAATTGTACCCGAGATGGAGAGAGCTGAGATGCTAGCAGCTTTGGAGATGATAGATTATGTAATTATCTTTACTGAATTAACAGCTAAAAATATAATTAGTGAACTTAAACCTGATATTTATGTAAAAGGCGGAGATTATAAGGTTAATGAATTACCTGAAGCTGAGGTAGTAGCTGAATATGAAGGTAGAATAGAACTGGTCAAGGAAGTTAGAGGAGCTTCAACTACCAATATTGTAGCTGAGATTTCAAAGAGATATTAA
- a CDS encoding cold shock domain-containing protein produces MTLSGTVKWFDSKKGFGFIERPDEDDVFVHYSAISEDGFKNLEEGEEVEFEVVEGDKGPQAENVVKL; encoded by the coding sequence GTGACTTTATCAGGAACTGTTAAGTGGTTTGATTCTAAGAAGGGGTTTGGATTTATTGAAAGACCAGATGAGGATGATGTATTTGTTCATTATTCTGCAATTTCAGAAGACGGCTTCAAAAACTTAGAAGAAGGCGAAGAAGTTGAGTTTGAAGTTGTTGAAGGAGACAAAGGACCTCAAGCTGAAAATGTAGTTAAATTATAA
- a CDS encoding sensor histidine kinase gives MKKELNSDSLNQVMNKILTKISDSQHEVFEIAETAKQEYEATKQDLQEIRGETTKTIQKVDKLRVKSQKTRKKLIEVSQNFNNYNEKTIKEVYEKAKEVQVELSLLQEKEKRLRNKRDELERRLQKLEQTVHRAENLISQIGIIKDYLANDLKEFSSQVEELKQKEELGVRIIEAQEAERKRVAREIHDGPAQLLANIVFKLEYSENLLEDDLKKAKEELNELKDLVKKSLKDVRKIIFDLRPMLLDDLGLVPALKEYINNFVDKTGLYVEFAVVANEVDLKSSYEVAVYRIVQESLNNAYQHAQAEQVDVKLEIKSDVINVVISDDGCGFKVTEVLNTVDDDSFGLLSMKERAELLQGRVDFTSQPGQGTKVKLRIPI, from the coding sequence ATGAAAAAAGAGTTAAATTCTGATTCACTAAATCAAGTAATGAACAAGATATTGACTAAAATTAGCGATAGCCAGCATGAGGTTTTTGAAATTGCTGAAACTGCTAAGCAGGAGTATGAAGCAACTAAACAGGACTTACAGGAAATTAGAGGAGAGACAACCAAGACAATTCAGAAGGTAGACAAGCTTAGAGTTAAGAGTCAAAAAACTAGAAAAAAACTGATAGAAGTAAGTCAGAATTTTAATAATTATAATGAGAAAACAATTAAAGAGGTTTATGAAAAAGCTAAAGAAGTACAGGTTGAACTGTCGCTCTTGCAGGAAAAAGAGAAGAGATTACGAAATAAAAGAGATGAGTTAGAAAGAAGATTACAGAAATTAGAACAGACAGTACACAGAGCAGAAAATTTAATTTCCCAAATTGGAATTATTAAGGATTATTTAGCTAATGATTTGAAAGAGTTTAGTTCTCAAGTAGAAGAATTGAAACAGAAAGAAGAATTAGGAGTTAGAATAATTGAAGCCCAAGAAGCAGAACGTAAACGAGTTGCTCGCGAAATTCATGACGGTCCTGCTCAATTGTTAGCTAATATTGTCTTTAAATTAGAATATTCTGAAAATTTATTAGAGGATGATTTGAAAAAGGCTAAGGAAGAATTAAATGAATTAAAGGATTTGGTAAAAAAGAGTTTGAAGGATGTAAGAAAGATAATCTTTGATTTACGGCCTATGTTGTTAGATGATTTGGGATTGGTTCCTGCTCTAAAAGAATATATTAATAATTTTGTAGATAAAACTGGACTATATGTTGAATTTGCTGTGGTAGCTAATGAAGTGGATCTTAAGTCTTCTTATGAAGTAGCAGTCTATAGGATAGTACAGGAATCATTGAATAATGCTTATCAGCATGCCCAGGCAGAGCAAGTTGATGTCAAACTAGAGATAAAGTCTGATGTGATTAATGTAGTGATTAGTGATGATGGCTGTGGATTCAAAGTTACAGAAGTGCTTAATACAGTTGATGACGATTCTTTTGGCTTACTAAGTATGAAGGAAAGAGCAGAATTATTGCAAGGAAGAGTGGACTTTACTTCTCAACCTGGCCAGGGAACTAAGGTGAAATTAAGGATTCCTATTTAA
- a CDS encoding Flp family type IVb pilin produces the protein MLKILQRLITEEEGQGMVEYGLILALIAVVLIGLLTAIGGNLEDIFTTIRDALGGGS, from the coding sequence ATGTTAAAAATATTACAGAGATTAATTACAGAAGAAGAAGGACAGGGAATGGTAGAGTATGGTTTGATTTTAGCTCTAATTGCTGTTGTACTTATTGGATTATTAACGGCTATTGGTGGTAACTTAGAGGATATCTTTACTACTATTAGAGATGCATTAGGTGGAGGTAGCTAA
- a CDS encoding A24 family peptidase encodes MLDIFLGLILIVAMWIDIKERIIPNWLTFSLILFGLIINLYLAGWSGLLFSLQGLGVGLAIFLIPFVLGGLGAVDVKLIAGIGAVKGVNFILLDSLMIALVGGAISLFILIQDKKLGKMMKKIIYRLPLKSLEEQKENDVFAYGIAVTIGTWITLFLR; translated from the coding sequence ATGCTTGATATATTCTTAGGTTTAATTTTGATAGTAGCAATGTGGATAGATATTAAAGAACGAATTATTCCTAATTGGTTAACTTTTTCCTTGATTTTATTTGGACTTATAATCAATTTATATTTAGCTGGCTGGTCAGGATTATTATTTAGTCTTCAAGGATTGGGAGTAGGGTTAGCTATCTTTTTGATCCCATTTGTTTTAGGAGGTTTAGGAGCAGTAGATGTTAAATTGATAGCTGGGATTGGAGCAGTAAAAGGAGTTAACTTTATCTTATTGGATTCGTTGATGATTGCTCTAGTTGGAGGAGCTATTTCACTTTTTATTTTGATCCAAGATAAGAAGTTAGGTAAGATGATGAAAAAAATAATTTATCGACTACCGCTTAAAAGTTTAGAAGAACAAAAAGAGAATGATGTTTTTGCATATGGAATAGCAGTCACTATTGGTACCTGGATTACATTATTTTTAAGGTAG
- a CDS encoding TadE/TadG family type IV pilus assembly protein, which translates to MQLIRRRRGQVLVELALVMPILLLILFGIVEFGRIFHAYLVIANAARVGARKGAITNNDTEIINAVETAAGHSLDLDSLSITISPSSGGRSKGDSLTVEVDYEVDIFAPVIAQLLPDPFPINGTMVMRIE; encoded by the coding sequence ATGCAGTTAATAAGACGCCGGCGCGGTCAAGTTTTGGTAGAATTGGCTTTGGTGATGCCGATATTGTTATTGATTTTATTTGGAATTGTAGAGTTTGGCCGTATCTTTCATGCTTATTTAGTAATTGCCAATGCAGCTAGGGTAGGTGCTCGAAAGGGAGCAATTACTAATAATGATACCGAGATTATAAATGCAGTAGAAACAGCAGCAGGACATAGTCTCGATTTGGATAGTTTAAGTATTACTATTTCACCTAGTTCTGGTGGTAGAAGTAAAGGAGATTCATTAACCGTAGAAGTGGATTATGAAGTAGATATATTTGCTCCAGTGATTGCTCAGTTATTACCAGATCCTTTCCCAATTAATGGAACTATGGTGATGAGGATTGAGTGA